Genomic segment of Desulfobacteraceae bacterium:
TGTGCGCCGGGCACCTGCGACCCGGTACCGCCCGACGACTCCCTGTTCAAAGCCGCGGCCGTTTGCACCATCCAGATCGCCGTCCTGCGCCGGTTTTGCATCCGCAAATACGGTGACGGCGGCGCCCGGGGCTGGTTTGCCGGGTATCAGCAGGTCTCCCGGTTTTTTCACCAGCACATGTTCAGCGGCCCGCGGGGGAGCGCAGCGCCCCTTGAGCTGATCTTTGAAGGGCGGCCAGTGAAGCCCCGCAAGGAAGATTTCCACCGACTTAGATCCCTCCTGCAGCGGGCCTACGTGGGGCAGCAGTTTGCGCTGGAAATCATGGGCGCTGCGCCCGAAAGGGCGGCTTCGCTGGTCACGGCACTTCCCCAGACAAGATGACCCACCCCTTTGCCGGCCCCCCTCGGGGCTGCGCCCCCGCTTCCAAAGCCCCCGGATCGCCAAATAGGCCGCCCCTGAAGGGCGCCAAAAACGGGTTGTAAATTCGCCTCGATTCCGATAGGCAGAGTTCTTTCGCGAGCTGCTAAAAGCGCCCCGCAGATGGCATCCGGGGACTGTTTAGGATAACCCGGCAAACAGCCCCCTTGCAGTGACGATGGATCCAAGCAAACGCTCATGGCGTGCCCAAAGCCCCTTCGAATCGGCCTGATCAGTTACCGCAGCAACCCCCACTGCGGCGGCCAAGGGGTCTATGTCAAAAACCTGAGCCGGGCGCTGACCGACCTGGGGCACAACGTGACGGTTATTTCAGGCCCCCCCGAGCTTGCCTTGGACGCCGACATTCCGCTGCAGCGTCTGCCTTGCCTGGACCTCTACAACCCTGAAAACCCGTTCCGTGTTCCTTCCCTGCGGGAACTGGCCGACCCGGTCAATCTGATCGAGTGGATCGGCGTCGCCACCACCGGATTTCCCGAACCTTTCACCTTCGGGTTGCGGGCCTATCGATTTTTGCGACGGCGGCTGGGGGACTTCGACGTGATCCACGACAACCAGAGCCTGTCCTACGGCATCTCCCTGATCGCCCGGCGGGTGCCGACGGTGGTTACCATCCACCACCCCATCAGCGTCGATCGCGCGGTGGCGATCCATTCGGCGCAGAGCTTCCCCCAAAAGCTCAAAAGCCTGCGCTGGCACTCATTCATCGGTATGCAGCGGCGGGTGGCGCCCCGGTTTGCCCGCATCATCACCGTCTCCCGCCACTCCCGGCGGGATATCGCCCGCGAATTCAAGGTGCCCGCCGACCGTTTCCGGGTGATCCCAAACGGCATCAGCACCCGCCAATTTCACCCCCTGCCCGGCGTGGAGCGCGCGCCAAACCGGCTCATCGTCACCAACAGTGCGGACATCCCGCTCAAAGGTCTCCGTTTTCTTTTGGAGGCGGTCGCCGCCATCGCCCCAAAGCACCCCATCCGCTTGGTGGTGGTCGGCACGCCGAACGAGAACGGCACCGTCGCAGAATTGATCCGGCGGCTGGGGATTGCCGAGCGGGTCCACTTCACCGGCCGCATCGCGGACGCCGAGTATGTCCGCCAATATGCCCGCGCCACCCTGGCCGTGGTGCCGTCGGTCTACGAGGGTTTCGGTTTGCCGGTCGGGGAAGCCATGGCCTGCGGGGTCCCGGTGATCAGCACGACCGGGGGGGGGCTACCGGAGGTGGTGGGGGATGCCGGCATCCTGGTGCCCCCGGCCGACCCGCTGGCCCTCGCCCAGGCCATCACCGCCCTGCTGAAGGACCCCCGGCGCGCCCGCGCCCTGGGGGAGGCGGGCTACCGCCGGGTTCAGGCGGTTTTCACCTGGGAGCGCGCCGCCGCCCAGACGGCGGCGGTTTACCGGGAGGTAATCGATGCTCACGGTCGACTTTGAGCGCCTGGACATCCGGCCCGGCCACCGCATCCTCGATATCGGCTGCGGCAGCGGCCGCCACACCGCTGCGGCCGCAGCTTATCCCGGCATCACGGTAATAGGCGTCGACCGCAGCCCGTCAGCGATCCGGGAGGCCGCTAAACGGCTCTTCTATCACCAAGGGATCGGCCTATGCCGTGGGCGCTGGCAGACGCTTGCAGCCGACATCGGCGCCCTGCCCTTCGGCGACGCCTGCTTCGACCTGGTGATCTGCTCCGAAGTCCTGGAGCACATGCCCGACGACCAGGCCGCGGTCGCTGAAATCGCGCGGGTCCTCAAGCCGGGCATGAACCTCGTGGTCAGCGTGCCGCGCTGCTACCCCGAGGCGCTCTGCTGGACCCTGTCCAGGGAATACCGCAGCGCCAAAGGCGGGCATCTGCGCATCTACCGTTCCGGGGCGCTTCGCCGGCTGCTGACAAAGGCCGGCCTGACGCTCTGGGCGCGGCACTGGGCCCACAGCCTGCACACGCCCTACTGGTGGTTGAAGTGTCTGGTGGGACCCGGCCGGACCGATGTGGTGGCAGTCAACGGCTACCACCGCCTGCTGGTCTGGGACCTGATGCGAAAACCGCGGCTCAGCCGACTGCTGGAGCGGCTGCTGAACCCCGTGCTGGGAAAAAGCCTGGTGCTCTATCTCAAAAAAAGCCTCCCCGCCCCTGACCCGGCCGGCCCCGCTGCGCTTGAAGCCGCACGCCTCGATTTCCGATAGCGACAACACCCGACCGGCCTTCGGCTAATCTTTGGGGTTGAAACCCGGTGGATGATGGCTTAAATTTAAATTTGTTGTTTTTATCTTGAGATAAAAGGAGTTTTCCCATCCTCCAATGAACGCCACCCAAATCCACCAACACCCTGATAATCTGATGGCCCTGGCGCCTTTTCTGCGCATCAACGACCCCATCGCAGGCAGACCCCCCAGCCGCAAACAACGCCATGGCCGCGCCCTTGCGGTGCTTCGCGACAGCCAGGCCGCCGGCACCCTGACAGCCCTGGCGCAGGCCCTGGTCCGTTTTTCGGGGATCGTCCGTTTTCTGCCCGAGCGCTACAACCGTTTTCAGCCGATGGTGCACGAGGGCCTGGTGTTTTTGCTGGCAGGCCTGCCGCTGGAGCGTTTGGCCGAGAAGATCGTCGACCAGTTGATCCTGCCCCTGGATGCTCTTCCGGCCCAACGCCTGCTGGCCCTGGTGCGGGACATGCCCACCCTCCAGAAGCTCGGCCAGGTGATCGGCCGCACGCCGGGGCTGCCCCAGGATTTCAGGGACGCCCTGACGGAGCTTGAAAACAACGTGCGCACCCTGGACTACCACCATCTGCAGGACGGACTGGATTCAGAGCGGACCGCCATGCTGCCGCAGTACACGATCACCCCCGAAAACCGCATCCTGGCCGAAGCCACGGTCTGTGCCGTGGTGCCCGCCACGGTCGCCGACCACCCCAACGATCGCCGCTGGCGGGCGGTGCTGAAAATGGTCAAGCCGGCCATCCGAAGGCACCTGCCGGCCGAACTGGCCCTCTGGAGCCGGTTGGGGGACCATCTCGACGGCCAGCGCGAGCGCTGGGGGCTGGGAGAGTTTCAGTTCAAGAAAACCATCGACCAGACCCGTCACCTGCTGGAAAACGAGACCGATCTGCCCGCCGAACAGGCCAACCTGGATGCCGCGCGGACCTACTATGCCGGCAACGACGCGGTGGCCCTGCCGGAAAGGCTGCCTGTCTCGACCCCCGAGATGACGGCCATGAGCCGCCTGGACGGGCGCAAGATCACCGAGGTGGGCCACCTCTCGCAGCAGCAGCGGCGGCGGCTGGCCGCCACCCTGGCGCGGGTCTGTATTCTGCGGCCGGTTCAGGACCTTCGCCCCGAGGCGATTTTCCACGGCGACCCGCACGCCGGCAACATCGCCTACACCTATGAGGGCGAAAGGCCCCGCATCATCCTCTACGACTGGGCCATGACCGGCCGCCTGGAGCGCCTGGAGCGATTCGGCCTGCTGCTGCTGGGGGCAGGGCTGCTGACCCGCAACCACACCATCGCGATGCTGGCGGTCGACCTCCTCTCCGCCGGCCAGGCCACCGCCCGGGGCGGCACCACCGAGGCCGTGCGCGCCCTGCTGGATGAAGCCCTCTGCCGCCGGGGGCCGGCCTTCGCCGGCATCCTGAGCGCCATCGAGCACCTCTTTGACCGCATGAGCCGCCTGGGAATCGTGTTTTCCCCGGACCTGTTGATGTTCCAAAAGGCCATGGTGACCCTCAAGGGCGTCCTGGCGGACATCGACCCCAGTTTCAATCGCGACGACCACCTGATCTCGGCCGCCGTCGTCGGCTTCATCAACGACTTTGTCCGCTTCCGCCTACAGAAGCTGCTGGTGCGCGAAATTTGGCAGCTCTATCCCTTCAACCTCGGCCGGGCGATGGAGGTGCAGCGGATCCTGATCAAATTCTGTCTGCATTTGGGGGCGGCCTGGCTGGAACCCCCGCGGCCGTGTTA
This window contains:
- a CDS encoding glycosyltransferase family 4 protein, translated to MACPKPLRIGLISYRSNPHCGGQGVYVKNLSRALTDLGHNVTVISGPPELALDADIPLQRLPCLDLYNPENPFRVPSLRELADPVNLIEWIGVATTGFPEPFTFGLRAYRFLRRRLGDFDVIHDNQSLSYGISLIARRVPTVVTIHHPISVDRAVAIHSAQSFPQKLKSLRWHSFIGMQRRVAPRFARIITVSRHSRRDIAREFKVPADRFRVIPNGISTRQFHPLPGVERAPNRLIVTNSADIPLKGLRFLLEAVAAIAPKHPIRLVVVGTPNENGTVAELIRRLGIAERVHFTGRIADAEYVRQYARATLAVVPSVYEGFGLPVGEAMACGVPVISTTGGGLPEVVGDAGILVPPADPLALAQAITALLKDPRRARALGEAGYRRVQAVFTWERAAAQTAAVYREVIDAHGRL
- a CDS encoding class I SAM-dependent methyltransferase, whose translation is MLTVDFERLDIRPGHRILDIGCGSGRHTAAAAAYPGITVIGVDRSPSAIREAAKRLFYHQGIGLCRGRWQTLAADIGALPFGDACFDLVICSEVLEHMPDDQAAVAEIARVLKPGMNLVVSVPRCYPEALCWTLSREYRSAKGGHLRIYRSGALRRLLTKAGLTLWARHWAHSLHTPYWWLKCLVGPGRTDVVAVNGYHRLLVWDLMRKPRLSRLLERLLNPVLGKSLVLYLKKSLPAPDPAGPAALEAARLDFR